The Prevotella melaninogenica nucleotide sequence AAAAAGCAAGACGAAATCTTCACGAGTATAAAGAATAGTATTGCATGTGACATTGATATTAAGACTGGATTGATAACGATTTCAGTGGAAGATCAAGACCCATTGATTAGTGCTACGATTGCTGATTCGGTACGAGCTAAACTGCAGGACTTCATCACCAACTATAAAACAAACAAGATGAAGAATGACGTGAAGTATTATACAAAGTTGGTCGCAGAGGCAAAGAAGAAGTATGAGGACGCACGTCAGAAGTATGCAACCTTCTCTGATGCCAATCAAGATGTTATCTTACAAGAGCTTCAGTCACAACGTGATGACTTGGAGAATGATATGCAGTTGAAGTTTAATGCTTATAGTGCGTTGAGCACACAGCTGCAAAATGCACAGGCAAAGTTGCAAGAGCATACTCCTTCTTTTACAATAGTTCAGAGTGCCTCTGTACCTGTTAAGCCTGCAGGACCAAAGCGAATGGCATTTGTTTTTATTGTTGTTTTCCTGAGTATGATGGTTACATTCGTTATTTGTAACTTCTCGTTATTGTTTGGTGGAGCAAAGGGTGAATAGTTGATGATTAGAGTGAAGGATATCATAACGCGTATAAACTCATATTCTATATCACGAAGAATGGGGCAAGGGCTGGTGTGGTCGTTCACTGGAACGGCTTTAGCGAAGTTCCTTACCTTACTCGTTGGTATCATCTGTGCCCATATTTTGCAGAAAGAAGCATACGGAGAGTTCTCTATGGTGCGCTCTACGATTAATATGTTTATTGTGCTTGGCTCTGCAGGATTAGGTGTTACGTCAACTAAGTATATAGCAGAATACAGGGAGAAGCAGGCTGATAAGATTCCTGCTGTCTATGCTGCAACGAACTACTTTGGACTTTTAATGGCCATCATAACGGCAATCCTGATACTGTTAGGCGCACCGTTTATAGCTAATAACATCCTTCACCATCCAAGTATTGTCCTGCCAGTACGTATAGGTGCGGTGTTATTGTTCTTTTCTATCATCAATGGTGTACAGAATGGAGCATTGATGGGCTTTGAAAACTTCAAGGCAATCGCTATCAATACATTGTTGGGAAGTGTCTTAGAATCGGTTTTAACGATTCTTGGAGCATATTATTTTGGTGTTAATGGAGCTATTCTTGGTTTTGGAATGGGATTCATCTTGATATTTGTTACGAATCATCTTTCTATCAATAAGAACTTCTCAGCTATTCATATAAAGAAGTTAAGCATAAAGAAACTCCATTTAAAGGACTTCTCTATCTTATATACTTATAGCCTTCCAGCAGCTTTGTCGGCATTACTTATCACCCCTTCGTTCTGGTTGATACGCTCAATACTTGTGCGTGCAGAGGGCTTTCAGGAACTTGCAGTCTTCGAAGCGGCTGACCAGTGGAAAGTTATTATCTTGTTTGTTCCCACAGCCTTCAGTCAGATAGTCCTGCCAATCCTATCCAGTTTACATAAGGAAAAGACCTCCTTTGTATCTACTTTGAAGTATAATATGCTCATTGTAGGCATTACGGCTTTGTTATTATCTATTGGTGTAATGCTCTTCGGTGGTTTTATCATGCGACTGTACGGTGCTACTTATGACAATTCTGTACCTGTTCAGATACTCGCTATATCTACAATCTTCTCTGCATTGGCTAATGTTCTTGAGATGGCAGTATATAGTCTTGGTAAGATGTGGCAATGCTTTGCTATCAATATTGTTTGGGCTTTGCTAATGGTTGGATGCTCTTATTATCTTTGTATGAGAGGAGATGGGGCTAATGGCCTATCAATGGCAGTATTAGTCTCTTATGTAGTGTCCTTCTTTATGTTTTTGGTGTACACCATCATTGTTGTTAGGAAGGAGGTAAAGTGATGTCAGAGAAGGTTCGTTATATCTTATTTGCACTCTTTCTTTTCCTTACACAGATACTGGGTACAGGCATTGTTCCAATGGGACTGTTCGCCCTTTCGCTGTTAATGATATTCTCACCTACCACCTTTCTACGTAGTCTGAGATATACCCCAATCTTCTTTTTATTCATCTGTCTCTCCTTGGGAGTCGGTTTTTACTTTGCGTTATGCAATGGTCTGAAGCCATGGAACATAGCTTATTGGGGACAATTCTACTTCCTTTGTATTCTTCTCTTAGGTGTTAAAGATAAGAAGATGTGCTTGGAAGCGTTGCGTATCTTCGTTTTTATCATCTTTATTCTTGACTTTGGAACGAATCTCTTGTTCCTTGTCGGTGTGAATGTACCCTGGACTGAACTGCCACCAGTGCGCCCTGGTGAAGCACTTGCACGTTTCCCAGGCTTTAAGGGTAATGCTTTATATTCAGGAAGTATCACCTTTGTGAGTGCTTGTTATATGCTCAACCAGAAGAAGGTGAATAAACTTGTCTTTTACATAGGGCTTGCCTCAATGGTGGGTAACCTCATTTTGTCAGGTTCGTATCGCTATCTTATCATCGGTGCGGTCGTTGCAACGATGTATTATCTGCGTTTGTACAGAAGTAAGATTATGATGGTTGGACTGTATGTTTCAAGTATTGTCATAGTGTTTATGGCAACACTTGTCACGATGTTCTCTAATCTAAGCAACTTCTATCGAGCGTTTATTTGGTTCCATTTCTTAAAAGAGATAGCAAAAGACCCATGGATAGGACATGGATTCTTCAATATCCATTTGGATGAAAACCAAGACTTTAGTACACCTTCTCATTTGATAGCCAATGGCGTGACAGAGTCTTGTATCTTGACACTTGGTTATAGTTTTGGTGTCATTGTCTTGTTATTCTTCCTCGTAAGTATTGTCAAAACATTGTTGAGATATAAGGCATACCGACGTTATTCAGTAGAGTTAGGACTGTTTATCGGTTTAACTTTGGACCTCTTTTGGGGTGGAAGCTTCGATAATACCTATACCTTTGCATTATTGTTATTGAGTTGGTATGTAATCAATGAAACAGCTTGTAAAAAAGAATTGAATGAAGACATTCACGATAGTAATACCGACGTATAATAATCTCGACCTTTTTAAGAGTGCGTACAGTTCTGTCTGTAAGCAGGATTTTAAGGACTATGAGGTTGTTGTAGTAGATGATTCCACTGATTCGTCTATAGAGGATTACGTGTCTTCGCTTAATAATCCCATTCTTATTTATCGACATCATGTGCCCTCAGCAGGCGCAGTGAGTAATTGGAATCATGGTTTACAGTTAGCAAGTGGTAAGTATGTTATTGTATTACACCATGATGAGGCTTTCGAAGAAGACAATTATCTGACTTCTCTAAACGTACAATTCCAAAAGGGATATGACGTACTTGTGAGCCGTGTAAAGGTTTTTAATGGTGGAATATTAAAGTCCAATATGTTCTCAGAGGCTGTGATGAAAGGCTTTATAGGCTGTCCTTCCCTTCTTTTCCTTTGTAATGTCATTGGTCCTTGTTCCTGTGTTGCTTTTAAGCGAGCGCATATTACAGACTTTGACAACCGCCTTAACTGGCTTGTTGATGTTGATTGGTATTACCGTCTACTGAAGGGGAAGCGCAGAAAGTTCTTAGATCATCTTCATATCAACTCTTTTAACGACCATGAGGATAAGATTACAAATCAGATAGATGTGAAACAATCAGAGGTGAAAGACATAGCTATTCTCAACGTAAAGTATAAGTGTCATTCTCTATTAAGATGTTGCTTATTCATCAATAAAATGGTTATGCTCTATGATTTAAAGGGTATAATAAAGAAACTCATCCGCAAATGAAGATAGTAAAGATATTAGGTGGCTTGGGCAATCAGATGTTCCAGTATGCTTTATACCTCTCCTTGCAGGAGTCTTTTCCCAAGGAGCGTGTGGCACTCGACCTTTTTAGTTTCCACGGCTACCATCTGCATAATGGTTTCGAACTGGAGAACATCTTTTCTGTAGCGGCTCAGAAGGCTTCAGCTACTGACATTATGCGCATTGCCTATTACTATCCTAATTATCTTTTATGGCGTATTGGCAAACGCCTACTCCCACGTCGTAGGGGTATGTGTTTGGAAAGTTCTACGCTTCGTTTTGATGAATCGGTGTTGACGAGAGAAGGAAACAGATACTTTGATGGCTATTGGCAGGACGAAAGATACTTTGCCGCATATCGCGAGAAGGTGTTGAAAGCCTTTACTTTTCCTGCTTTTAAGCGCACGGAAAACCTATCTTTGTTAGAGAAATTAGATGAAAACAGCGTTGCGTTACACGTAAGACGAGGAGATTATGTTGGTAATAATCTTTATCAAGGTATCTGTGACCTCGACTATTATCGTACTGCCATTGAGAAGATGTGCGCTCATGTTACGCCCTCACTGTTTTGTATCTTTAGTAACGACATCGCATGGTGTCAGCAGCATCTTCAGCCGTATCTGAAAGCTCCAGTAGTCTATGTGACATGGAATACAGGTGTTGAGAGTTACCGAGATATGCAGTTGATGTCGTGTTGTGCGCATAATATCATCGCAAATTCTTCCTTTTCGTGGTGGGGTGCATGGCTCAATCAGAATCGTGAAAAGGTGGTTATTGCACCTAAGAAATGGTTGAATATGGAAGAATGTCATTTCACTTTGCCAGCATCATGGATTAAAATCTAAATTCTTTTACTGCTGTCTGATACGAATAGAATAGCATATTTTCTTCTGCTAAAACTCTTTTAGACTATGGGAATGGTTAGTGTAACGCTTTCCCGACCACCAATTCATTCCCTTTTTGTACTCTATTGTGAGGCTATAAGTGCTCCGCACCAATGGTGCGAAGTATGAACACGAAATGTGCGGGGCACCAACACGAGTTTAATAGATGGTATAAAATGATTTTATACAGGTGATATTCATCGTGCGGTTTTAATAAAAAAGAAGTTAGGTCAGTACAAATTGCATTGACCTAACTTCTTTTTTATTTACTCCAAAACACTGTCTACAGTCTTGTTGACAGAGATAATTCCTTACTTCAGCAAGTTTGCAATCGTAGCAATGACGGCTGCGATGCTGGCAGCACTTGAACCGACGCTGAGGGTTTCAGCAAGGCTCATCTTGCTTTGTATCTTTGTTGGAACGATAATTTCGCAACCTGGACGAACCTTAGCATTGTGGCCAACCTTTGCTAACATGCCGTTCATGTAGAGAATATAGGTGTTGCTTTTTTTCGCATCACTGGCGAAACCACCAGCCTGATCGATATAGTAAGCAACGCTCTTGCCCTCAACATAACCGACAGAGTTAGGGAACATAACCGCACCGTTAATCTTAACGGTTCCATTGTATTGTGGAATGACGATGTGATCGCCCTCACGAAGGACGATGTCGGCATCACTTCCTGGATTAGCTATCGCCTTATCTAACTCGATACCAACTGGGTATACATCAGGAACTTTGAACTTCTCCTCTAACTTCTTGTTATTTTCTTGTATTGCTTGAAGAACACCTGCATCCTTAGTTTTCACAGCTAAGTTTACCATGTTCTTATGTTGCTGTTCCAACTGCACCTTATAGATATTCTCCATTCGTATGCGTTCGGATGGAGTAGGGCGACGCTCTAAGCGCGCACCTTTGATATATCCTAATTCTGTTGCACCACCTGCAGCCTTATAAATGTCGCTTAGGCGCATCTTTCTTGAGGTCAGTGTGTAGTTTCCAGCAAACACAACCTCACCTTCAATACTAACATTCTGCTGATTGGTTGTACCCGGACTCTTACGTACATACACCTCATCGTAAGGTTCAAGAACGAAACCTGGCGCACCATCGATGACAAAGCCGTCACGTAGAGAGAAGGAGTAGGTGCGGGCGATGATAGAGTCTGGCGTCAGTGCTTGTGGGTTTGTGATACGACGTGACACATCTACTCTCACCGTAGAGGCACTCTGTTTCAGACCTCCAGCTTGCAGGATGAAGTCTTCTAACGACTCATTATCAGCGTATTGATAGATACCTGGATAGAGAACTTCACCATGAATGGTTATGGTTCGTTGCTCCTGTGCATCCGTACGTGTAGGGATGAAGAGTACATCTTCATTTTGTATAGGGATGTCAGCCACACGACCCGTAAGGATTCCGTCCACATCTACCGAGATAACCTCTAATGTGCGGTCAGCCTTCTTGCGGTGTAAAACGGCGTGTGGAGCAAATGCCACCTCTGTCAATCCGTCTGCAGCTTCAATCAAACCGCGTACGCTATTGATGCGTCCACCAACCTCATACATACCCGGACGGAACACGGCTCCCTTGATTTCAACCATGTTTTCGTATCTTGGAATAACCGAGTCTACACTGATAGAGTCTTCGTCAGCAACACGGAAGTTGCGCATGTCAAACTCATTAACATTGAAGATAGAATACTGGCGACCCGTCTTTCTGCGTACACGTACCGAACGTGTATAGGCATCACCAGCAAATCCACCTGCATAACCGATGAGTGTTCCAAGGCTTTCGCCACGTTTCATCTCATAGAACATTGGGCGTTTCACCTTACCGCTAATCTGTGCAAGCATCTCGTAAGGACCCACAACGATGACGTCGTTATCAGCCAAGCGCACATTACCACTCAGATGACCGCGACGAAGGAAGTCGTATACGTCAACCGTAGTGATGAGTGTTCCTCCTCTATAAACCTTGATATTACGCAGTGTTCCTAAGTCACCGATACCGCCAGCCATGTAAAGTGCGTTGAAAACAGTGGCAAAAGCTGACAGTGTATAGGTACCTGGGGTCTTCACTTCACCCACAACATTCACCATGATGGTATGGGTCTGACCAACAGAGAGGCGTATGTTCGAACTACTAAAACGCTTACCAATCTTCTCACGGATACGGTTGTTCGCCTGATCTACAGTCAATCCACTCACCTGAACAGGACCGAAACCCTCCAAGGTGACGTAACCATCAGGGGCAACCGTTGTCTGGTAAGACTTTTGTGAAGCACCATATACATCGATAAACACAGCATCACCGGGACCAATACGGTAGTTGCGAGGCAGCGCCATGTTCATGTTTGGTTCAAAAGAAAGACTCTTATTATTAAAGATGTCACGTCCCCAGACCTTCTTTCGGTTACGACTCAGCTGCTTCAGTAGGTTTTCATACATTGCAGCAGTGTCCTGTGGCATCCAATCATTCATCTCAGCCTGCATCTTCAGGTACTCACCATCGTTCTCATCGTAGGTGTTTGTCCACGAACGATTAGCCGAGATACGTCCCTCTGAGTATCTGTTTATCTCCTGCTCGTTGTTATTGTAATCATCGAGTGTCGCATCAGCGATTTGTCGTTTGCTCTTTCCTGGGGCAGAAGTAGGACTTGTCTGTCCGTTATTTGTACGACTACGATCCGTTGTTGTACTCTCTTTTGCGGCTCCGAAAGCAGCATTTCCCTTCTGCATCTTTTCGTATATGTTTCTCACGCGGCGTATCTGCGAGATGTCTACACCACTCTGCATGAGCTTGGTGACAATCTGCGCTTGTGGAGTACCTTTCTTGTGCTCCTTCTGCACGAAGTCCATTACCTGCGTATCCGTCATAGACGACTGTGCAAAACCGTTCAAAGAACATAATGCGAGTAATACAAATAGAATATATTTCTTCATCTTTCTGTTTAGAATTTCTTTCCAGTAACAATTTTTAGAACCGTCTTAATGACGATGGTAAAGTCCAACCACAAGGTGCGATGTTCCAAGTAATGGATGTCCATCTCCATTCGTCGGAGCATTTTCTCCATCGTATCGGTATAACCATTGTAGAGTGTTGCCTCAGAAGTAAGCCCCGGTCGCATCTGATAGATGAGTTGATAGCGGTTGGTCTGTTCGATAATCTTGTCGATAAAGAACTTACGTTCAGGGCGCGGACCCACGAACGACATGTCACCTCTGAGCACATTCCATAGCTGTGGTAGTTCGTCTAAGTGATGCCCACGCAGGAACTGTTCCAATCGAGTAGAGTTCGAACTGTCACATTTTGCAACAAGTTGCGGACCCTCTTCCTCCACAACACTGCTCATTGTACGAAACTTAAAGATAGCAAACGGACGTCCTTTATATCCGATACGTATCTGTCGGAAGATGATGGGTCCATTGCTTTGATAAGTAATAAGAATACTGATGAGGAGAAATAGAGGAGAGCAGATGATAAGTCCTATGAGCGCACCAACAATGTCAAAAGCACGCTTCAAACAGCGTTGAAGCTTTCCCATGCCATCATGACTCTCGTTTTCTCTCATTTGGTTATTCGTACTTTGATCCGTATAGTTATTATAACTCTATTTTCGTTATTTTGTTGCAAAGATACGCTTTTTTATTTATTTATTAATCAAAAATCCTTATCTTTCCACATCTTAGCCGTATCTTTGCATAGAGAATAGGGTGCTATCATGCGTAAAATTATTCACATTGACATGGATGCTTTCTTTGCTTCGGTTGAGCAAAGGGACAATCCAGAACTGAGAGGGAAGCCTATCGCTGTCGGTTTCGATGGTCCACGTGGCGTGGTGTCGACTGCCAGCTACGAGGCTCGTCCCTTTGGCGTTCATTCTGCCATGTCAATGGCGCAGGCGAAAAGGCGTTGTCCGCAACTGATCGTTGTCTCTTCACATTTCGATAGATACAAAGAAGTGTCACGACAGATTCATGCTGTCTTTCATGAATACACCGATTTGGTTGAGCCAATCTCATTGGATGAGGCGTTCCTTGATGTTTCAGAGAATAAAAAAGGAATAGAACTGGCTGTCGATATAGCGAAAGAAATCAAGCAAAAGATATTCGAGCGTACCTCGCTAACTGCCTCTGCAGGAATAAGCTACAATAAACTATTGGCTAAGATAGCCTCTGATATGCGCAAGCCAAATGGACTCTTCACGGTACATCCCGACCGTGCGCTTGATTTTATCGGTAAACTCCCTGTTGAGAAGCTATGGGGCGTTGGTCCAAAGACGGCTGAGCGAATGCATAGTATGGGTATCTTTACGGGAGAGCAACTGCGACAAATATCGCGAGAACACCTTGTGCAGGTGTTTGGTAAGATGGGTAATGTCTATTATGATTTCTCACGTGGCATTGACAATCGTCCTGTCATCGTTTCCTATGAGCGTAAGTCTGTGGGCTGTGAACGTACTTTTCTTGAAGATTTACATATCGAATCGAAGATAATCATCGAACTCTATCACATCACTTTGGAGTTAGTTGAACGAATCAAAGCGAAAGATTTTAAGGGTAGAACCCTCACACTAAAACTGAAGTGGGATGCTACAACGCAGATAACACGCAGTCTTACACAGGACAGAATCCTCCGAACGAAAGATGATATCCTTCCTCTTGCCAAGCAATTATTAAAAGATACGGACTATAAGAATCGCCCTATCCGCTTGATGGGACTCTCTGTTTCTTTGCCCGAAACGAACGAAAAAGAAGGACAAATACGCCCTCAATGGATAGAAGGATTGCTTCCTTTTAAAGAAAATGACTTTGTTACGTAATCGTCTTGTACTATCTTCTATTTACAATGGTGAACTTAACGCTCCTTCTTCCTTATCTTTAAGTGGGGTAGGGATACTGCGCACATCGTGTGCTGATGCTCCGCACATCGTGTGCTAAGGCTAAACACCAGTGGTGCTAAGCCCTAAACGCAGTGTAGATAGTAGTTTCTTATTGTAGAGTTTTATATTATAAGTTTCGCATTTGTTCGTAAAATTGACCTTATATTATTGCTTAAAACATTTCCAAATATGGAAGAAAATTATTAATTTTGCACAAGATAAACCGTGTTAGACTATTAGGGATGTTGTTAACCCTTTGTCCTCACTAATCATTGTTCTTAAGAAGTGGTAGCATATGCAATATAATGTAACTTGTAATAAATGCAATCGCACGTTTATGATTACGGCCGATGGCAATGATAAAATACATTGCAATTGTCCTTATTGTGGACAGTCATTGCTTGTCAACTTGCCTACATTGGCAAGTCCTGTTACCCCTTCTGTACAACAACCTATCATGGGGCAAGGAGAGCAGAAAGACTCTGGTTCTACACTGAAAGTCTTGCTTACTATCTTGATAGTTCTCATCTTAGGAGGCTTGGCAGTCTTTGGCTACATCTATTGGAACAACCAGAAGGAAGCTGCTCAGCAGGAACTTCAAGCGCAACGCAAGGCACACGCTGACTCTATGATGCAGGTTCGTGCGCAGATAGAGGCGCAAGAAGCTGAGGCACAGCGACAGGATGATAAGCGAAAGAGTATCTGCAGATTCTTAGAGTCATTCTATAAGAAAGCTGTTCTTACGGAGGATGCGGATGCAGACTTCTACAGTCGTTACCTCACAGATTACTGTCATCGAATGGTTTTTGGCACTCAAGGCTCTTATGACTATGATGTTGATGAGGCGACTGTATGGTGGGGTGCCTTTGGAAACACGGCTTCAGAGCCAGACTTTAATCAACTTCAGCGCAACCTCAAGGTTGATGCTATTGATGATAATTGGTATAAAGTGAGACTGTCGCAAGATGGTGAAACGGAATATCGTCAGGTGAAAGTGCTATCGCAAGATGGGCATATTCTCATTGACGACGTAAGATAATAACAGACGAAAGGAGGTTTAAATGCAATTTCAGATAGCCTGTAAACATTGTCATCGTCCCTTTGTAATAGAGTCGGAGGGTGGTAATACGCTAAGATGTAATTGCCCCTATTGTGGTGAGAGTATGACGGTTGCAACCCCGCAGATGGGTGCTCCAAGTGGTAGTGCTGCTGAGACAACTGCCACTGTGAACCATGTACAAGTGGAAAGGGATAACACGCAAGGACAAGTCAGACCTGCGATGGATAAAAAGACATCGAAGGGCGGACTGGGAAAGAAAGTAACCATCATCTTTGTTGGCTTCTTGTTGTTCGTTATTCTCATGTCATCACTCTTATATATTATTTTCTCAGCAATGTCAAATTAAACAATAACACACTCAATTTTATGAAACAGACAAAGATAGTATGTTCTATTAGCGACCGTCGCTGTGATGTTGACTTCCTCAGAAAGCTTTTCTTCTCAGGTATGAATGTCGTACGTATGAATACGGCACATGCAACTCCTGAAGGTATTAAGGAGATTATTCGCAATACACGTGCTGTGTCTCAGCACTTGGCTTTACTGATTGATACGAAGGGACCAGAGGTGAGAACTACAGCTGTGGCTGAGCCTATCCAGTATAAGGTGGGTGATATGGTTAAGATATTCGGTCGTCCTGATGTTGATTCAACAAAGGATATTATCAATGTTTCTTACCCTGACTTCGCTCGTGATGTGAAGGTTGGCGACCACGTTCTCTTTGATGACGGTGCATTGGATATGCTGATCGTTGAGAGTGCAGGTCCAATGTTAGTCGCACAGGTGCAGAATGAAGGTGATCTTGGCTCACACAAGAGTGTGAATGTACCTGGTGAACATATTGAACTTCCTGCCTTAACAGAGAAGGATAAGGCTAATATTTTGTTGGCAATAGAGGAGGATATCGACTTTATCGCTCACTCTTTTGTTCGTTCAGCAGCTGATGTTCTTGAGGTTCAGAAGATTCTTGACGAGCATAACTCTGATATTAAGATTATCTCAAAGATTGAGAATCAAGAGGGTGTAGACAATATCGACGAGATTATCGATGCTTCATACGGTATCATGATTGCACGTGGTGACTTGGGTATCGAGGTGCCTATCGAGCAGATTCCTGGTATTCAGCGTAGCATTATCAATAAGTGTATCTTGAAGAAGAAGCCTGTTATCGTGGCTACTCAGATGTTACACACGATGATTAACAATCCTCGTCCTACGCGTGCTGAGGTTACTGACATTGCGAATGCTATCTATAGCCACACTGATGCGTTGATGTTGAGTGGTGAGACAGCAAGTGGTAAGTATCCTGTTGAGGCTGTACAGACAATGGCTCGTATTGCTGAAGCAGCGGAGCAGGATGCACATAAGCGTGGACATGTAACTGTTCCGATGGTCAACCAGAATGATCAGCGTGAGTTCTTGTCAAGAAGTGCTATCGAGGCTACTGAACAGTTGGGTGTAAAGGGTATTATCACCGATAGCGAGACAGGTCAGACTGCTCGTAATCTTGCTGCTTTCCGTGGTCCACACCCAGTGTTGGCTATCTGCTACAAGGATAAGGTACAGCGTTGGCTGAACCTTAGCTACGGTGTTATTGCAGTTTATCAGCATCGTTATAAGTCAAATGAGGAGATGTTTACAGCTGCCTTGCGCATGCTTCGTCAGAAGGGTTACATTGAGTTAGAGGATAAGATTGCTTATCTTTCTGGTACGTTTGGCGTAGGTGGTGGCACTACCTTCCTTGAGATTAACAAGGTGGGTGATGTCTTTGCACGCAAGTATCGCTTCCATCTCCCTGAAGAAGTGAACACGGATGAGGACGGGGAATAACCCTGTTTTCTCACAGCGTGAATGTCACATGAAGTAAAATTGAAGGCGTGGGGGCTATTTAAGCCAAACTAATTAGTAGATTACAATACGCATTATTACTACTATGTGTGGTATGGTCTCCCAACTTCTATCATGTTCTTATTGGCA carries:
- the dinB gene encoding DNA polymerase IV produces the protein MRKIIHIDMDAFFASVEQRDNPELRGKPIAVGFDGPRGVVSTASYEARPFGVHSAMSMAQAKRRCPQLIVVSSHFDRYKEVSRQIHAVFHEYTDLVEPISLDEAFLDVSENKKGIELAVDIAKEIKQKIFERTSLTASAGISYNKLLAKIASDMRKPNGLFTVHPDRALDFIGKLPVEKLWGVGPKTAERMHSMGIFTGEQLRQISREHLVQVFGKMGNVYYDFSRGIDNRPVIVSYERKSVGCERTFLEDLHIESKIIIELYHITLELVERIKAKDFKGRTLTLKLKWDATTQITRSLTQDRILRTKDDILPLAKQLLKDTDYKNRPIRLMGLSVSLPETNEKEGQIRPQWIEGLLPFKENDFVT
- the pyk gene encoding pyruvate kinase codes for the protein MKQTKIVCSISDRRCDVDFLRKLFFSGMNVVRMNTAHATPEGIKEIIRNTRAVSQHLALLIDTKGPEVRTTAVAEPIQYKVGDMVKIFGRPDVDSTKDIINVSYPDFARDVKVGDHVLFDDGALDMLIVESAGPMLVAQVQNEGDLGSHKSVNVPGEHIELPALTEKDKANILLAIEEDIDFIAHSFVRSAADVLEVQKILDEHNSDIKIISKIENQEGVDNIDEIIDASYGIMIARGDLGIEVPIEQIPGIQRSIINKCILKKKPVIVATQMLHTMINNPRPTRAEVTDIANAIYSHTDALMLSGETASGKYPVEAVQTMARIAEAAEQDAHKRGHVTVPMVNQNDQREFLSRSAIEATEQLGVKGIITDSETGQTARNLAAFRGPHPVLAICYKDKVQRWLNLSYGVIAVYQHRYKSNEEMFTAALRMLRQKGYIELEDKIAYLSGTFGVGGGTTFLEINKVGDVFARKYRFHLPEEVNTDEDGE